The genomic DNA CGGTCGCCACTTGGGACCAGTTGCGCCTGGCCGAGCCGCCGGCGGGCCAGGCGGGGCGGCCGCGGGCGGTGCAGCTCGGGGCGTCCTACGATTTCGAAGTCGTCAAGGTGTCGGTCGCCTGGTCGCGCCAGCGCAATGGCTATGTCGGGCTGGATGGTGGCGATCCGGACGGCCTGGGGCAGAACCTGGGGCCGGCGGCCTTTGCGCGCGGCGGCAGCGTCAACGCCTGGCTGCTGGGCGCCAGCGTGCCCGTGGGCCACGGCGCCGTGGTGGCGCAGTGGTCGCTGGCGCGGCCCGACTGGAAATGGGATGACGGTTCGACAGCGCGCAATGCGCAATTGGTGACATTGGGGTATACGTATGACCTGTCGCCGCGCACCACGCTCTACGCGTTCGCCGGCTACGCATCCAATTACACCCTGGACAACCAGTTCGACCCTGGCCATTCCCACACCTCGCGCTTCGGTACGGGCATTTCGCACCGGTTCTGAGCCGTACGGGGGCGGCCGGGTCTACTACAATCGACCCGGCTGCGTGTTCCGGCCCGAACCCGCCACGCCCCCGTCGGCATTTTCCGGATGACCCGCATGGACAGTCTCGAATGGCTCATACCCTGGGAGTTCTCTCCCACGCTGGTGGCCTCCTTCCTGGTGGCCATCGTGCTGTTCGTGCGCGGCCAGCGCGCGCATCACGTCACGGGCGCGCGCCGCGTGCTGTTCTGGACGGGCATGGTGCTGCTGTACCTGTCCATGCACACCCGCCTGGACTACTACGCCGAACGCATGTTCTTCATCCACCGCATCCAGCATCTGGTGCTGCACCACCTGGGGCCGTTGCTGGTGATGGCGGCATTTCCCGGGCAGGTCATGCGCGCCGGCCTGCCGATGGCCTGGCGCATCCGGCTGCGTGACTTCCTGCGCACCGGCGCCGGCCGCCTGACCGTGGCGGTGCTGACCAACAAGATCTTCGTGCCGACGCTGTTCGTGTTCCTGGTGCTGGTCTGGCTGATCCCGTCGGTGCAGTTCTATTCGATGCTCGACTGGCGGCTCTACCGCCTGATGAACTGGTCGGTGGTGATCAGCGGCTTCATGTACTGGAACCTGATCCTGGACCGCCGGCCCGCCCCGCCGGCCGCGATGACCCCGGGCGGCCGGGTGATTTCGCCGATCCTGACCATGTTGCCGCAGATGGTGGCGGGCGCCGTCATCGCCTTCACCGAAAGCGATATCTATCCCTTGTTCGAGCTGTGCGGCCGGGCCATCGCCATGTCGGCGCAGACCGACCAGACCATCGGCGGCCTGACCATGTGGATTCCCGCGGCGCTGGTCGAGGTGATCGGGTTGATGGTGGCCCTGGGGACGCTGATGCGTTTGTCGGCCAAGGGCCGCCTGCGCAAGGCCGATCGCGACGCCCTGGCGCGGGCGCGTCATGCGCGGCCGATTGGCCGCGCCCACGCAAGCGAGTGATCAGGCGGCCCGTGCGGCCGCCTCGTCGTCATTCCGGCAGCAGGCCGTGGTACTTCCTGCCCAGCGCCACGGTGGCCTGGAACATCCCGGCCTTGTTGCCGCAGTCGTAGCGCGTGCCGTCGTAGCGGTGCGCATAGACAGCGCGTTCGCGCATCATCGAGGCGATGCCGTCGGTCAGCTGGATCTCATTGCCGGCGCCCATCTTGGTTGAACGCAGGTGATCGAAGATGGCGGCTTCCAGCACGTAGCGTCCCACCACCGCGAGGGTCGAGGGGGCGGCGTCGGGATCGGGCTTTTCAACGATGTGGGTGACGCGTTCGGTGCGGCCATCGCCTTCGCCATCACGGGTGGCGACGATGCCGTACTTGCGCGTGTCTTCGCGCGGCACGTCCTGCACCCCCAGCACGCTGGCGTTCTGGGCCATGGCGATATCGACCAGCTGCTTCATGGCCGGCGTGTCGGCGTCGATCAGGTCATCGGCCAGCAGCACGGCGAACGGCTCGTCGCCCACGGCCGGCGCGGCCGACAGCACGGCATGGCCCAGCCCCAGCGGCGCCGATTGACGGATATAGAGGCAATTGACGTGGGCGGGTAGAATGCCCCGCACCATGGCGAGAAGCTCGTGCTTGCCCTTGCTTTCGAGGTCGGATTCGAGTTCGGGAGCGGAGTCGAAATGGTCTTCGATGGCCCGCTTGTTGCGACCGGTAACGAAAATCAGGTCGGTGATGCCGGCGGCCACGGCTTCTTCGACGGCGTACTGGATCAACGGCTTGTCGACGACGGGCAGCATTTCCTTGGGCATCGCCTTGGTGGCGGGCAGGAAGCGCGTGCCCATGCCGGCGACGGGGAAAACGGCTTTACGGACGGGACGCATTGAAACCTCGTTGGGGGTATCGATGAAACATTTTAAGCGCATCGCTATCATAGGCTCATGAACCGCAGGAAAATGCCATCCATTTGCTCGATTGCGCAGCGGGGCGCGATCTTCGGAATCTGTGCCGCGCTGGCCATGCCGGCCCTGCCGGCGACGGCCTGGGCCCAGCCGGTGGGGTTACCCTCGATGGGTGCCGCATCCTCCGCGGATCTCTCGCCCGCGCTGGAGCGCAGCCTCGGCGAAGCCATCATGTCGCAGGGGCGCCGCGATCCGACCTATGTCGACGATCCCGAACTCAGCCAGTACCTGACCACCATGGGGCGCAAGCTGGCGGCGTTCTCGCCCGGGGCGGTGCCCGACGTCGAGATGTTCGGCGTGCGCGATCCCGAGATCAACGCCTTCGCCATGCCGGGCGGCTTCATCGGCGTGAACACCGGGCTGATCGTCTCCTCGGGCAGCGAATCGGAACTGGCGGCGGTGCTGGCGCACGAAATCGGCCACGTGGTGCAGCGCCATATCGCGCGCGGCATGACGCAGCAGAGCCAGAACAGCATGGTCATGCTGGCGAGCCTGGCGGGCGCGCTGCTGGCGGCCCTGGCCGGCGGCGGCGGCAACCTGGCGATGGGCGTGGCCGCGTTCGGCCAGGCCGCCGCCATCAACCGCCAGCTCGGCTTCTCGCGCGACGCCGAACGCGAGGCCGACCGGGCCGGTTTCACCATGCTGACCAAGGCCGGCTACGATGCCCAGGGCATGGCGCAGATGTTCTCGCGCCTGATGAACGCCTCGCGCCTGAACGAAGGGGCGGGCGGCGGTTCCTGGGCCAGCACCCACCCGCTGTCGATCGAGCGGATGTCCGACGTGCAGAACCGCGTGCGATCGCTGCCCGTATCGCGCCATGTCGACAGCGATGACTTCTGGTACATCCGCGCCAAGATGCGCGTGGTGCAGGGCCGTGACGCGGTCAGCCTGCGCACGGCCGGCCAGCAGCTGCAGGACGAGGCCCAGGCCCTGTCCGGCGTGCGCCGCTCGGCGGCCTACTACGGACTGGCCTTGCAGGCCTTCCAGCGCAACAGCCTGGACGAGGCCGAGCGCCAGCTCGCGCAGGCCCAGGCCGATGGCCGCGATTCGCCGCAGATGGCCAGGCTTGCCGTCGACATCGCGCTGGCCCGCAAGGACAACCGGCGCGCGCAGGACCTGGCCCAGGCCGCCACCCGCCGCTGGCCCGAGCAGCGGGCCCTGGGCATCGCCTACGCCACGGCCCTGCAGGCCAACGGCCGCCACGCCGAAGCGCAGGACTACCTGCGCGCCAAGATCAAGCAATGGGGCTCGGATGAGCCCAGCCTCTACCAGATGCTGGCGCAGAGCGAGGAACGCACCGGCAAGCCGGTGCAGGCACGGCGCGACCTGGCGCGCTACTACGTGATGACAGGCGCCTTCGCCGCGGCGGAATCGCAACTGCAGCAGGCACGCGGCATGTCCAGCGACTTCTACGAGCAATCGCAGATCGACGTGCAGATCAAGGAAGTCAAGGACAAGCTGGCCGAAGAGCGCCAGCTGCTGGAGCGCTTCAAGTCAGGCTGACGCTCGCCGGATGCGCCGTGGGGAGCCGCCCGACGGAGGCCGTTTACAGCCCGGTTTCGAAAAAGCGGCCCAGGCGCTGCGGCAGCCAGCCCAGGTGGGCGGGAAAGGCGCCGGTCGGAAAGCCCGCGTGGCCGCCATCGGTGGGCTGGTGCAGCAGGATGCTGGACGAGCATTCGTCGGGCTTGGGCAGCGCGCTGGCGGGAATGAAGGGGTCGTTCAGCGCGTTCAGCACCAGCGTCGGCACCGAGATGCGCGGCAGCCAGGGCTTGCTGGAGGCGCGCGTCCAGTAATCGAGGGCATTGCGAAAGCCGTGCATGGGCGCGGTGTAGGCATCGTCGAAGTCGCGCAGGTCGCGCGCGTGGGCGATGCGCATCACGTCGATGGCCCCGGGGTAGCGATGGGCTTTCTCCAGCACCTTGTGCTTGAGGGTCTTGAGGAAGTGGTTGGTGTAGACCTTGCGGTTGAAGAATCCGGTCGACAGGGTCTTGCCGCAGGCCACCAGGTCCAGCGGCACCGAGACGCCCGCGCAGGCGGTCAGCCAGCCGGTGTCCTCCTGGTGTTCGCCCAGGTATTTCAGCAGCGCATTGCCGCCCAGCGACACGCCCACGGCGTGCCAGCGCGCGTGCGGGATGCGGTTGCGCACCGTGTTCAGCAGGAAGCCGACTTCGGCCGAATCGCCCGAATAATAGGCCCGCGCCAGGCGGTTTGGCACGCCCGAGCAGCCGCGGAAGTGCGCGATGACCACGATCCAGCCGCGCGCCCGGAAGTGGTGCGCGATGGATTGCGCATAGCGGCTGTTGCTGCCGCCCTCCAGGCCGTGGAACAGCAGCAGCGCCGGCGTGTCGGCCGTCTGCGGCAAGGATTTCCAGTCGGCCTCGGTCATCCAGCGCGCGGCCGCGGTCTTGCCGTTGGCCACGGGTTGCTGCCCGCTGACGGGCGCGCCGTCGGCGGCCTTGTGCGGAAACAGCCCCGGCCCGGTCCAGTCGAAGTCGACGAAGTCGGTGTCGGGCGTCTCGACCCGGTCGCGCACGAAAGCGATGCGGTGGTATTGCGCGAATAGCGCGGCGTAGACCGTCTGGGCATCGCCTCCGGGGAGCCAGGAGGGAACGGGGCAGGGCGTGGTATCGAAACGAGCAGCAGCCAAAATCGACCCGATCAGTGCAGCATGTCGGGCACGTCGTGCAAGTCGAGCACCCCGGCTTCGGTGGGCGCCGAGGAGGCGTGGTGCATGACCATGCGCCAGCCCGTGGGGCCCTTGTGATAGATGTTGGTGGCGTAGCAGTTGGCGAACTGCGTGCCTTCCCGCGTGCGCACCGCCACCTGCTCGACCAGCACGTGCACCGCGCACATCATGCTCAGCATGACCAGCGGGCGCAGCGGCCGGATGTGCAGCGGGCCGTTCGCCAGCACGTGTTGCCAGGATTCGTGCACGGCCGAGTGGCCGACGATGCGCAGGCCTCCCGGATGGATGCAGACGACTTCCTCGTCGTCCGCCCACACTTGCATCAGGCGGACGGCGTCCCCCTGCTCAAGGGCTTCGTAGAACGCGTGCTCTGCTTCTTCGGGCGTGGCGAACATGATGGCGGGACGGATGGCTGTTGAGCGGCGATTCTCAGTGGTGGCCGTGCAGCACGGTGCCGGGCTTGAGCTTGTACTCGGCGCCGCAATAGGCGCAGCGCGCCGAGCCGGTGTGGGCGACGTCCAGGAAGACGCGCGGGTGCATGCTCCACAGCGGGGCCTTGGGACCCGGACAGAACACAGGCAGGTCTTCGGCGCCGACTTCGATGACTTCGTGGGGGGCGGCGGCCGGGGCAGCGGCGGTCATGGAATTTCCTGAATAAAAAATACCGGTAGGACGGTAGGTTGGGGCAGTAATGCCGTCCCGCCAGGCAGGACGGCGCGAATCAGACTTTGCTCAGCCAGTGATGGTACTTCGGGTTGCGGCCATTCACCATGTCAAAAAAGGCTTTCTGCAGCTTCTCGGTGATGGGGCCGCGCCGGCCCGAGCCGATCTGGCGGTTGTCGACCTCGCGGATCGGCGTCACTTCGGCGGCGGTGCCCGTGAAGAAGGCTTCATCGGCAATGTAGACGTCGTCGCGCGTCAGGCGCTTGGTCACCACGCGCAGGCCGAAATC from Achromobacter xylosoxidans includes the following:
- a CDS encoding cytochrome c oxidase assembly protein is translated as MTRMDSLEWLIPWEFSPTLVASFLVAIVLFVRGQRAHHVTGARRVLFWTGMVLLYLSMHTRLDYYAERMFFIHRIQHLVLHHLGPLLVMAAFPGQVMRAGLPMAWRIRLRDFLRTGAGRLTVAVLTNKIFVPTLFVFLVLVWLIPSVQFYSMLDWRLYRLMNWSVVISGFMYWNLILDRRPAPPAAMTPGGRVISPILTMLPQMVAGAVIAFTESDIYPLFELCGRAIAMSAQTDQTIGGLTMWIPAALVEVIGLMVALGTLMRLSAKGRLRKADRDALARARHARPIGRAHASE
- the galU gene encoding UTP--glucose-1-phosphate uridylyltransferase GalU produces the protein MRPVRKAVFPVAGMGTRFLPATKAMPKEMLPVVDKPLIQYAVEEAVAAGITDLIFVTGRNKRAIEDHFDSAPELESDLESKGKHELLAMVRGILPAHVNCLYIRQSAPLGLGHAVLSAAPAVGDEPFAVLLADDLIDADTPAMKQLVDIAMAQNASVLGVQDVPREDTRKYGIVATRDGEGDGRTERVTHIVEKPDPDAAPSTLAVVGRYVLEAAIFDHLRSTKMGAGNEIQLTDGIASMMRERAVYAHRYDGTRYDCGNKAGMFQATVALGRKYHGLLPE
- a CDS encoding M48 family metalloprotease, which codes for MPSICSIAQRGAIFGICAALAMPALPATAWAQPVGLPSMGAASSADLSPALERSLGEAIMSQGRRDPTYVDDPELSQYLTTMGRKLAAFSPGAVPDVEMFGVRDPEINAFAMPGGFIGVNTGLIVSSGSESELAAVLAHEIGHVVQRHIARGMTQQSQNSMVMLASLAGALLAALAGGGGNLAMGVAAFGQAAAINRQLGFSRDAEREADRAGFTMLTKAGYDAQGMAQMFSRLMNASRLNEGAGGGSWASTHPLSIERMSDVQNRVRSLPVSRHVDSDDFWYIRAKMRVVQGRDAVSLRTAGQQLQDEAQALSGVRRSAAYYGLALQAFQRNSLDEAERQLAQAQADGRDSPQMARLAVDIALARKDNRRAQDLAQAATRRWPEQRALGIAYATALQANGRHAEAQDYLRAKIKQWGSDEPSLYQMLAQSEERTGKPVQARRDLARYYVMTGAFAAAESQLQQARGMSSDFYEQSQIDVQIKEVKDKLAEERQLLERFKSG
- a CDS encoding YheT family hydrolase, which encodes MAAARFDTTPCPVPSWLPGGDAQTVYAALFAQYHRIAFVRDRVETPDTDFVDFDWTGPGLFPHKAADGAPVSGQQPVANGKTAAARWMTEADWKSLPQTADTPALLLFHGLEGGSNSRYAQSIAHHFRARGWIVVIAHFRGCSGVPNRLARAYYSGDSAEVGFLLNTVRNRIPHARWHAVGVSLGGNALLKYLGEHQEDTGWLTACAGVSVPLDLVACGKTLSTGFFNRKVYTNHFLKTLKHKVLEKAHRYPGAIDVMRIAHARDLRDFDDAYTAPMHGFRNALDYWTRASSKPWLPRISVPTLVLNALNDPFIPASALPKPDECSSSILLHQPTDGGHAGFPTGAFPAHLGWLPQRLGRFFETGL
- a CDS encoding YybH family protein, producing the protein MFATPEEAEHAFYEALEQGDAVRLMQVWADDEEVVCIHPGGLRIVGHSAVHESWQHVLANGPLHIRPLRPLVMLSMMCAVHVLVEQVAVRTREGTQFANCYATNIYHKGPTGWRMVMHHASSAPTEAGVLDLHDVPDMLH
- a CDS encoding zinc-finger domain-containing protein → MTAAAPAAAPHEVIEVGAEDLPVFCPGPKAPLWSMHPRVFLDVAHTGSARCAYCGAEYKLKPGTVLHGHH